The DNA sequence GGTGCTGCTTCGCCGTCAGGCTGCTTTTCTGGAACGTCCATTGGCACGTAACAAGCATCAATATTTCACATTTACGCCTTGCTCCGAGAGTGTATCCAGCACTGCCTGTTCGGGGGCGAAATATGTGCTGAGCCGGTCGCGTGGGTTGTCGTTGAGCACCAAAAGGCGGAGCTTGTCCAAATATGTTAGACAGGTCTGAAAATGCGTTAATTTGTTGGAAGCCAAGTTCAGCTCTTGTAGTTGTATGAGCTGGCAAATCCACTCCGGCAAACGCTCCAATACGTTATTTTGGAGATAGAGGTACTGCAACTGTGTGAGCCCCCCTATACTTTCGGGTAAGCCTCCCAGCTGATTATGATGTACATACAGTCGCTCTAGGTTGCTCAACTTGCCTAGCGCATCGGGTAACTCTACAAGGTAGTTGTGTGAGAGATATAACCGTTTGAGGCTGCTGAGATGCGCTACTTTGGGAGAGAGGCTGACTAATCGGTTGTAGTAAAAATCTAGTTCTTCGAGCCAAGGCATTTCCCAGATTACTTCAGGAATGTCGCTAAACTTATTTTTATACAAAATCAATACTTTGAGCGTCTTGAGTTCGGGCAGATTACTAGGAACATCCGCTAGGAGGTTATCGGCCAAGTTTAGCTCTATCAAACTTGGGGCTTGCACAAAGTTTTGGGGCAGGCTTTCTATCTTGTTTTTGGCTAAGTTGAGCTTTTCGAGGCTGCGGAGGCGGGCGAAGTCTATGTTTTCAAGGGTTTGGACTTTGTTTTCGATAAAGTTGATCTGCCGGAGTTTTTTGAGTCGATACAAATCCGCAGACAGGCTACTCATCTCGTTGCCGTTGAGGGTCAGCTCCTCTAAATTGCGCTGTCGTTTGATAAAGTTCGGCCATTCGCGGTACAAATTGCCATTGAGATAAAGTATGCGGAGCTTACGGAGGCGGGGCATTTTGGTAAAAAGCGGCGGGTACTGCTCCATCAATGTTTGTTTGGCTATGGTAAAGGCACTGCTATAAAGCTCTGGATCTACCTCACCTTCTAGTGCATAGTACTTCCAAATACTATCTCGCTTTTGGATAATTTCCTCATAGAGATTCTTAGTGCCCATACGGGTCAAGAAGAGCTGATTTAGCTTTTTGAACCGGCGCATCTTGCCTGGCAAGGCAGCCAACTCATTCTCAGAAAGCTTGAGGCTGCGTAGGTTTGTGAACCGAAACAACTCTTTGGGGACGGTATGCCACCCTAGCGCAGAAGCATCTAAGTTAAAAACAGCCTTAGGGTCAGGGGCGGCCAAGGCTTCGCTCCAAGTATAAGTCCGGAACTGTAGTAAGCTATCCATCAAGCTTTTAGTATCTTGAGCAAGCCCTTGGGCGGTCAGGAAATACAAGCACAAGGAGGTTGCCCATAGTAGGTTTTTGTTGGTAAACATAAGGGTTTGTAGGTTCGTTTGTGAAATGCTTGTGCTCTTTTGGGGCATATAGCACTAGGTTGGTTATTGTGTGATAAGGGTTGATAAGCACACGCCACTGGACATTTTCCAAATTATCCTCAAATAAGGCTACAGTTTGTCTAGGAGTTGGAGCTCCGAACTGCTTTTCCAAAAAAGTCCAGTGGCGTTATACAAGGACATACAGTGCGCGAAGTTTTGGTTAAGATACACGATTGATAGCAATATTGCAAGTAAATATCATTTATCGTATATTAAAAATACTATTTTACATTA is a window from the Eisenibacter elegans DSM 3317 genome containing:
- a CDS encoding leucine-rich repeat domain-containing protein encodes the protein MFTNKNLLWATSLCLYFLTAQGLAQDTKSLMDSLLQFRTYTWSEALAAPDPKAVFNLDASALGWHTVPKELFRFTNLRSLKLSENELAALPGKMRRFKKLNQLFLTRMGTKNLYEEIIQKRDSIWKYYALEGEVDPELYSSAFTIAKQTLMEQYPPLFTKMPRLRKLRILYLNGNLYREWPNFIKRQRNLEELTLNGNEMSSLSADLYRLKKLRQINFIENKVQTLENIDFARLRSLEKLNLAKNKIESLPQNFVQAPSLIELNLADNLLADVPSNLPELKTLKVLILYKNKFSDIPEVIWEMPWLEELDFYYNRLVSLSPKVAHLSSLKRLYLSHNYLVELPDALGKLSNLERLYVHHNQLGGLPESIGGLTQLQYLYLQNNVLERLPEWICQLIQLQELNLASNKLTHFQTCLTYLDKLRLLVLNDNPRDRLSTYFAPEQAVLDTLSEQGVNVKY